Sequence from the Pontibacter pudoricolor genome:
CGGCAGGTACTAAAGTGGTCTGTATGTTTTCGTTGATGGTAGAACCGCCTTCAGCATATACTTTGTCGAAGATCTCACCGATCACGTGGAAGGAAGAGATCAGGTTAGGGCCACCGTTACCAACAAACAGACGAACGTTTTCACCTACTTTAGCGGTCAGGGCATTGTCGCCGGTAAGGGCACCTACCGAGCCGTTAAACACTACGTAAGACGGATTTTCATCTAATGCTTTCTGCATATCAAATGGCTGCAGACCAGGTACTCCAAAGTCTCCTTTTGTATAGAAGTCGCCCTGCATTACATAGTATTCTTTATCTACTTTAGGAAGTCCTTCCTCGGGCTCAACCAGGATAAGGCCATACATACCGTTTGCAATGTGCATCCCTACTGGGGCAGTAGCGCAATGGTACACATACAAACCAGGGTTAAGCGCCTTAAAGCTGAAAACTGTTTCCTGGCCGGGAGCGGTAAAGGTAGAGGCCGCACCACCACCAGGGCCGGATACAGCGTGCAGGTCAATGTTGTGCGGGTTTTTGCTGTCCGGGTGGTTCATCAGGTGAAACTCTACCTCGTCGTTCTGGCGGATACGGATAAATTTACCCGGTACAGAGCCCCCAAAGGTCCAGAAGGTATAGTCTACGCCATCGGCCATTTTCTTAACTACTTCTGTTACCTCCAGCTTAACTACTACTTTAGCAGCATGCTTACGGGTTATAGGTGCAGGCACGTTCGGGGCATCTGTCAGTTCTGCCATTATGGTTGGCATTTCTGCTGGTGCCGTTTCTTTTGTCTGAGCGGCTTCGGCCTGCGTTGTCTGGGAGCTGCAAGAGCTTAGTATACCGATGCTGTAAATTCCGATTGCCAGCAGCTGTACTACTTTAGTAATTGTAGAGGTTTTCATGATGAATCAGTTAGTTGATTTCTGGAAGCAAAGTAACTTCGTAAAATCCACTACAGTTATGACTGTAGTCATAAACCAAAATGACATACATCACTAAACATACTTTTCCTGAACATACCCGGAACTATAGTTACCGGATATGCCCTCTTGTCATACAACTGTAAACAGGAATGCGTTTTATTCAAAGTTCAGCGTAACCGCAAAGGTGCTTTCCGGATTATCAGCAGAAATGTTTACAGCCATGTGATCGTAGAAAACAAACTTCTCCCCGATGGTTATTTCTTCTTCGGTATTGTGTTGCGAGGGTTGCACATGTTTGCTGTAGATGGGAACATCCTTTTCATCTATAACAGTTAGTTTTAATTCTCCGTCAGGGAATGGCCACTCCTGTACGGTTAATGTCTTAAGCTCCAGGCTTCTGGTGCCTTCAGTGCCATGCAGGCGCAACGTAGCGTTATAGTTCGTCAGTGTAATAGTTTTCATAGTTCTGCAGTTGGTACACCTTTATACATAAGGCTGAAACGCTTTTATGTTACACCCGACTGCTTGCCTTGCGCCTGTTTTAGTAAAAGCAGGTAATAAAGGAAACAGCTATAGTTGCCTGCACTATAAAAAGCAAAAGGCCTTACTCTAAGGAAAGGCCTTAATGTTTCATAACTATAGTTCTTGTTTAGTTAAAATGCTTTTGTATCAGGAGCTCCAGGTTTTCTTTTGTAAGCGGTTTGCTTATAAATTCATTCACACCAAACTGTTTTACCTTTTCAATATCGCGCGGATCAAGCGAAGTAGTGAGCACAGCAATAATCACTGAACTATAGTCGAAGCCCTCTACCGTTTGCAGCATCTCCAGGAACTTAAAACCATCCATCACAGGCATATTAATATCAAGCAGGATAAGATTGGGTACCGGGTTTGCACCTTCTGATGCAGGACATCTTTCTATTAACAGGTCTAATGCCTCTTTGCCATTCTGCGCTATTAATAATTCATCAGTAAGTCCTGCCCTGTTAATTATGAGCTTGCTGATGTAGTTTGTGGTCTCATCATCATCAACCAGCAATATGGATGGAATCTTCTTCATTCAATAAATCAGGCAAATAAAAACGCAACCTATAGCTACCGAATGGGCTTATGTTTTCGGTGGCTGGTTTAAAATGATAGTTCTCAGGCTTTAAAATATAATTTAAATGTGGTTCCTTCTCCTTCCCTGCTAATCACATCTATAGAGCCGTTCGCATTGTCTATTAATCGCTTCACAATATACAATCCCATACCCGTACCGTCAACATGCGAGTGAAAACGTTTGAAAAGAATGAACAATTTAGCTATATTTTCTTTACTGATCCCCAGGCCGTTGTCCTTTACACTCAGCATAACATAGCCATCGGCCCGTTCTGTTTTCAATACGATTTTAGGTGGCCTGTTCCTGGCTTTATATTTAACAGCGTTGCTAATAAGGTTATAAAGTACACTATGCAGGTTTTTCTTTGAGAAGTTTATTTGCGGGGCATTATCAAAATCAAATTCGATTTCGGCGTGCTCACTGTCAATAAACTCCTGCATATTTTCCTTAACATCTTCAAAAACCTCCTGCACGTTCACCACCTCCACTTCACCGTCAATGTTGCGCTGTACTTTGGCAATGTCAGTCAGGTCTTTTATTACATTCTTAAACCTGGTTATAGCGCCTTTCATCATCTCGAAAACCGGCTGCGTTGGTTCGCCCGGCAAAGGCCCCGCCGATTCAATCTGGTCTTCGAGCAGCAGCATTAAACCTTCTATGTTACCTATCGGCGATTTAAGATCATGCGACGCCGTGTACACAAATGTATCCAGGTCCTCTATAACGCGCAGTAAGTGCTCATTTGTTTGCTGGAGCTCCTCCTGTGTATTTTTCAGGTCGGTCAGGTCTATAAAAGAGCCGAGCACACGGTAGGGCATCTGGTACTCGTTATGCATAATATAAGCCCTGTTAGACACATATGCATAAGAACCATCGTATTTCTGAAGCCTGTACTCCCCTGACCACTGATCTTTGCCTGTATTAATGGCTTTGTTAATTCCGTTCAGTACATCCTCGCGCTCATCAGGGTGCACCAGCTTTAACCAGCCTTCCATGCCCTGCCCCATTTCTTCGTTTTCGTAACCCAGCAGTGTTTTCAGGTTATCACTCCACCATATCTCGTTATCTACCAGGTTCCAGTCCCAGACCACATCATTCGTAGCCATCGAAACCATCCTGAAACGTTCTTCGCTGGAAGCCAGGGCACGGGTGCGCTCATTTACTCTTAACTCCAGCTCGTTATTCAGTTTAATAAGGTTTTCTTCAGCTATTTTAAGTTCTTCATAAGCCATCAGCACCTTATCTTCACTGGTTTTCTTTTCGGTGATGTCGGCCATGGTTACGGTTATGCCATCTCCCATTTTAACTGCAGCAATCTCGTACCAGACTTTCTCGCCTTTAATTTCCAGTTGCTGCTCTATATGTATAGGCTGGTCAGTTTCTACTACTTTTATAAACTTACGCAACAGTCCACTCTTTTTCAGGAATGGCATAACCTGCAGCACACTGGTGTTTAATAGATCAGCCTGCGATTGCCCCAGCATGCTTTCTGTTTTGTTGTTTAATATAGTCCAGTTAAAGTCAGCAATT
This genomic interval carries:
- the nirK gene encoding copper-containing nitrite reductase is translated as MKTSTITKVVQLLAIGIYSIGILSSCSSQTTQAEAAQTKETAPAEMPTIMAELTDAPNVPAPITRKHAAKVVVKLEVTEVVKKMADGVDYTFWTFGGSVPGKFIRIRQNDEVEFHLMNHPDSKNPHNIDLHAVSGPGGGAASTFTAPGQETVFSFKALNPGLYVYHCATAPVGMHIANGMYGLILVEPEEGLPKVDKEYYVMQGDFYTKGDFGVPGLQPFDMQKALDENPSYVVFNGSVGALTGDNALTAKVGENVRLFVGNGGPNLISSFHVIGEIFDKVYAEGGSTINENIQTTLVPAGGAAITEFKADVPGNYVLVDHSIFRAFNKGALGMLKVEGNEDKKIYSGQIVQKIYQPEGSTVQEMPKSKAPAVALASNKDMRLELGKTLYAQNCQACHQAEGQGIKGAFPPLAKSDYLNADVNRAIGVVAHGLEGQIKVNGELYNSTMPKLKLSDEEIANVMTYVMNKWGNKGGEITPAQVGKAKANYKH
- a CDS encoding response regulator — encoded protein: MKKIPSILLVDDDETTNYISKLIINRAGLTDELLIAQNGKEALDLLIERCPASEGANPVPNLILLDINMPVMDGFKFLEMLQTVEGFDYSSVIIAVLTTSLDPRDIEKVKQFGVNEFISKPLTKENLELLIQKHFN